The genomic interval GCGTCGGTCTGACCGTCGTCGGTACGGCCGTCAGCATGGTCGTCTCGATCCTCTGCGCGTACGGGCTCAGCCGCCGCGACTCGTACGCACACCGCCCGCTGCTGATGACGCTGATGGCGACCATGTTCTTCGGCGCCGGGCTCATCCCGACGTATCTGCTGGTCACCGGGATCGGGCTGAGCGACAGCTACTGGTCGATGATCCTGCCGAGCGCGATCAGCGTGTTCAACGTGCTGGTGCTGCGCGGCTTCTTCATGGACACCGCGCCCGAACTCATCGACGCGGCCCGCATCGACGGGGCCGGCGAGTGGCGCATCCTGCTCCAGATCATCATGCCGCTGTCGCGTGCGGTGATCGCCGTGATCTCGCTGTTCTACGCGGTGGGCTACTGGAGCCAATGGTTCAACGCGATGCTCTACATCCAGGACAGCGACAAGTACCCCTTGCAGATGATCCTGCGCCAGCTGGTCCTCCAGCACCAGGTGCCGCCGGGCGCGATGGGCGCGGCCGTCAGCAACGGCCAGATCAACAGCCTCGCCGTGCAGATGGCGGTGATGATCCTCGCGCTGATCCCGGTCGCGGTGCTGTCGCCGTTCGTCCAGAAGCACTTCCAGAAGGGCATGCTCACCGGCGCCGTGAAGGGCTGATCGACAAGACGCCCCCTGAACCCCACCCAGTAGAA from Streptomyces drozdowiczii carries:
- a CDS encoding carbohydrate ABC transporter permease: MTTLLDHRADPAPPTETRLRRALRIEPRPVWEEEPTKAGLAFKGFGLVAICAVIIVPIWVVLVTSLSDTRTINDAGGLVVWPQHLTFVAYKELLSGGAVTRAAAVSVGLTVVGTAVSMVVSILCAYGLSRRDSYAHRPLLMTLMATMFFGAGLIPTYLLVTGIGLSDSYWSMILPSAISVFNVLVLRGFFMDTAPELIDAARIDGAGEWRILLQIIMPLSRAVIAVISLFYAVGYWSQWFNAMLYIQDSDKYPLQMILRQLVLQHQVPPGAMGAAVSNGQINSLAVQMAVMILALIPVAVLSPFVQKHFQKGMLTGAVKG